The Pseudomonas parafulva genome window below encodes:
- a CDS encoding DUF924 family protein, translating into MLAPWQPLLEWWFGWGSSAQAVADEKSTLWFGKHHDADAQALFGDQVEQALAGGLEDWQQSPQGWLGLLLLLDQLPRMIYRDTPRAFEGDRRAQVVAMQGLQKGWDYQLLPIQRVFVLLVLEHAEVLDWQNLSVERYRALLDEQPEANRRLFEGFLDYAEQHQRVIERFGRFPHRNLVLDRPSTSEEMDFLLEPGSRF; encoded by the coding sequence ATGCTCGCACCTTGGCAGCCGTTGCTGGAGTGGTGGTTCGGTTGGGGCAGCAGTGCCCAGGCCGTGGCTGACGAGAAGAGCACGCTGTGGTTCGGCAAGCACCATGACGCCGACGCCCAGGCGCTGTTCGGCGATCAGGTCGAGCAGGCCCTGGCCGGTGGGCTCGAGGACTGGCAGCAGAGCCCGCAAGGCTGGCTGGGGCTGCTGCTGCTGCTCGACCAGCTCCCGCGCATGATCTACCGCGACACGCCGCGCGCCTTCGAGGGCGACCGGCGTGCGCAGGTGGTGGCCATGCAGGGTCTGCAAAAGGGCTGGGATTACCAGTTGCTGCCGATCCAGCGGGTGTTCGTGCTGCTGGTGCTGGAGCACGCCGAGGTGCTGGACTGGCAGAACCTGAGCGTGGAGCGCTACCGCGCGCTGCTGGACGAGCAGCCCGAGGCCAACCGTCGTCTGTTCGAAGGCTTCCTCGACTACGCCGAGCAGCACCAGCGAGTGATCGAGCGCTTCGGTCGCTTCCCCCATCGCAACCTGGTGCTCGATCGTCCCAGCACCAGCGAAGAGATGGATTTCCTGCTCGAACCGGGCTCCCGGTTCTGA
- a CDS encoding lipocalin family protein codes for MKRWPVLLALGLALALGGCASSSVDPLAPKTAGHVDLKRYQGKWYELARLPMRFQQDCAQSEAHYNLKPDGSLGVLNRCRTEGDEWLRAEGHAGIEEPGHTDKLWVEFDNWFSRLVPGLTRADYWILYVDEHYQTAIVGSPNRRYLWILSRTPSLPAWQREHLLSKARQQGYDTSRLVWRVSDKQIVARH; via the coding sequence ATGAAGCGCTGGCCTGTGCTGCTGGCGCTGGGTTTGGCGCTGGCGCTGGGCGGCTGTGCGAGTTCGTCGGTGGATCCGCTGGCGCCCAAGACCGCCGGCCACGTCGACCTCAAGCGCTATCAGGGCAAATGGTACGAACTGGCGCGCTTGCCGATGCGCTTCCAGCAGGACTGCGCGCAGTCCGAAGCCCATTACAACCTCAAGCCCGATGGCAGCCTGGGCGTGCTCAATCGCTGCCGCACCGAGGGTGACGAGTGGCTGCGCGCCGAGGGCCATGCGGGCATTGAAGAGCCGGGGCACACCGACAAGCTGTGGGTGGAGTTCGACAATTGGTTCAGCCGCCTGGTGCCGGGCCTGACCCGCGCCGACTACTGGATTCTGTACGTGGACGAGCACTACCAGACGGCAATCGTCGGCAGTCCGAACCGTCGCTACCTGTGGATCTTGTCGCGGACCCCGAGCCTGCCGGCCTGGCAGCGCGAGCACTTGCTGTCCAAGGCGCGCCAGCAGGGCTATGACACCAGCCGGCTGGTCTGGCGTGTGTCGGACAAGCAGATCGTCGCCCGGCACTGA
- the bamE gene encoding outer membrane protein assembly factor BamE domain-containing protein — translation MSLRSIALLSLMVVLTACSKINQENYAKLKAGMTKVEVEQLLGTPKECSGALGMSSCTWGDESSFISVQYAADKVLMYSGQGLK, via the coding sequence ATGTCGTTGCGTTCTATCGCCCTGCTGTCGTTGATGGTCGTGCTGACCGCGTGCAGCAAGATCAACCAGGAAAACTACGCCAAGCTCAAGGCCGGCATGACCAAGGTCGAGGTCGAGCAATTGCTCGGCACGCCGAAGGAATGCTCCGGTGCGTTGGGTATGAGCAGTTGTACCTGGGGCGACGAGAGCAGCTTCATCAGCGTCCAGTACGCCGCCGACAAAGTGCTGATGTACTCCGGGCAGGGCCTCAAATGA
- the hutC gene encoding histidine utilization repressor — protein MGEGPAPLYARVKQMIVQQIETGSWPPHHRVPSESELVSQLGFSRMTINRALRELTADGLLVRMQGVGTFVAEPKTRSALFEVNNIADEIASRGHRHRCQVIVLAEEAAGSERALALDMREGQRVFHSLIVHFENDVPVQIEDRYVNAAIAPGYLEQDFTRQTPYAYLSQVAPLTEGEHVVEAILAEPDECQLLQIERGEPCLLIRRRTWSGRQPVTAARLIHPGSRHRLEGRFSK, from the coding sequence ATGGGCGAAGGGCCGGCGCCGCTGTATGCCCGGGTCAAGCAGATGATCGTCCAGCAGATCGAAACCGGCAGTTGGCCGCCGCATCACCGCGTGCCGTCGGAGAGCGAGCTGGTCAGCCAGTTGGGCTTCAGCCGCATGACCATCAACCGCGCCCTGCGCGAGCTCACTGCCGACGGGCTGCTGGTGCGCATGCAGGGTGTCGGCACCTTCGTCGCCGAGCCCAAGACCCGCTCGGCGCTGTTCGAAGTCAACAACATCGCCGATGAGATCGCCAGTCGCGGGCATCGGCACCGCTGCCAGGTGATCGTCCTCGCCGAGGAAGCGGCCGGCTCCGAGCGCGCCCTGGCGCTGGACATGCGCGAAGGTCAGCGGGTGTTTCATTCGCTGATCGTGCACTTCGAAAACGACGTGCCGGTGCAGATCGAAGACCGCTACGTCAACGCCGCCATCGCGCCGGGTTACCTGGAGCAGGACTTCACCCGGCAGACGCCCTACGCCTATTTGTCGCAAGTGGCGCCTTTGACCGAGGGCGAGCATGTGGTCGAGGCGATCCTGGCGGAGCCGGACGAATGCCAGTTGTTGCAGATCGAGCGTGGTGAACCTTGCTTGCTCATTCGTCGACGTACGTGGTCGGGGCGTCAGCCGGTCACCGCGGCGCGGTTGATTCACCCTGGCTCGCGCCATCGCCTGGAAGGACGGTTCAGCAAATGA
- a CDS encoding class 1 fructose-bisphosphatase, whose amino-acid sequence MSRVTLSRYLIEQTRSNNTPADLRFLIEVVARACKEISHHVSKGALGGVLGSMGTENVQGEVQKKLDVISNDILLEANEWGGHLAGMASEEMDNAYQIPGRYPKGAYLLVFDPLDGSSNIDVNVSVGTIFSVLRCPNEYLSQNETLNENAFLQPGTEQVAAGYAIYGPQTMLILTLGNGVKGFTLDRELGSFVLTHENICVPETTAEFAINMSNQRHWEAPVKRYVDELLAGETGPLQKNYNMRWIASMVADVHRILTRGGLFMYPRDAREPSKPGKLRLMYEANPMSFIIEQAGGASTNGYERILDIKPESLHQRVSVILGSKQEVERVTAYHKE is encoded by the coding sequence ATGTCCCGCGTTACCCTGAGTCGCTATCTGATTGAGCAGACCCGCAGCAACAACACTCCTGCCGATCTGCGCTTCCTGATCGAAGTGGTGGCGCGCGCGTGCAAGGAAATCAGCCACCACGTGTCCAAAGGCGCCCTGGGCGGCGTGCTGGGCAGCATGGGCACCGAAAACGTGCAAGGCGAAGTGCAGAAGAAACTCGACGTCATTTCCAACGACATCCTGCTGGAGGCCAACGAGTGGGGCGGCCACCTGGCCGGCATGGCGTCCGAGGAAATGGACAACGCCTACCAGATTCCGGGCCGTTATCCCAAAGGCGCCTATCTGCTGGTCTTCGACCCGCTGGACGGTTCGTCGAACATCGACGTCAACGTCTCGGTCGGCACCATCTTCTCGGTACTGCGCTGCCCGAACGAGTACCTGAGCCAGAACGAAACCCTGAACGAGAACGCCTTCCTGCAGCCAGGCACCGAGCAGGTCGCCGCCGGTTATGCCATCTACGGCCCGCAGACCATGCTGATCCTCACCCTGGGCAACGGCGTAAAGGGCTTCACCCTGGACCGCGAGCTGGGCAGCTTCGTGCTCACCCACGAAAACATCTGCGTGCCGGAAACCACCGCCGAGTTCGCCATCAACATGTCCAACCAGCGTCACTGGGAAGCCCCGGTCAAGCGCTACGTCGACGAGCTGCTGGCCGGTGAGACCGGTCCGCTGCAGAAGAACTACAACATGCGCTGGATCGCTTCGATGGTAGCGGACGTGCACCGCATCCTCACCCGTGGCGGCCTGTTCATGTATCCGCGCGACGCTCGCGAGCCGAGCAAGCCGGGCAAGTTGCGCCTGATGTACGAAGCCAACCCGATGTCCTTCATCATCGAGCAGGCCGGTGGCGCATCGACCAACGGTTACGAGCGCATCCTCGACATCAAGCCGGAGAGCCTGCACCAGCGCGTGTCGGTCATCCTCGGCTCGAAGCAAGAGGTCGAGCGCGTCACCGCCTATCACAAGGAGTAA
- a CDS encoding HutD/Ves family protein has product MSGVRVLRARDYPRMPWKNGGGSTEEIARDAGEGLEGFGWRLSIADIESSGGFSRFAAYQRIISVLQGEGMYLTVDGQRSRLLRVFDAFAFKGGSEVACTLPGGGIRDFNLIYAPDLYGARLQWFEGRARFFSDAGTVVVFAGGGEVGVEVDGGGVLLGGYDCLLVSGREGVVGVEVSGVCCVVELTRVGG; this is encoded by the coding sequence ATGAGCGGGGTCCGTGTGTTGCGTGCCCGCGATTATCCGCGCATGCCCTGGAAGAACGGGGGCGGCTCCACTGAAGAAATTGCCCGCGATGCGGGGGAGGGGCTCGAGGGCTTTGGCTGGCGGTTGTCGATTGCCGATATCGAGTCTTCTGGGGGCTTTTCACGGTTTGCGGCGTATCAGCGGATCATCAGTGTGTTGCAGGGTGAGGGTATGTACTTGACGGTGGATGGGCAGCGGAGCCGGTTGTTGCGGGTGTTCGATGCCTTTGCCTTCAAGGGGGGCAGTGAGGTGGCTTGTACGTTGCCTGGTGGGGGGATTCGGGATTTCAACCTCATCTATGCGCCTGATCTTTATGGGGCTCGGTTGCAGTGGTTTGAGGGGCGGGCTCGATTCTTTAGTGATGCTGGGACGGTGGTGGTGTTTGCGGGGGGCGGGGAGGTGGGGGTTGAGGTTGATGGGGGTGGGGTTTTGTTGGGGGGTTATGACTGTTTGCTGGTGAGTGGTCGTGAGGGGGTGGTGGGGGTTGAGGTTTCTGGGGTTTGTTGTGTTGTTGAGTTGACTCGGGTTGGTGGGTGA
- a CDS encoding formimidoylglutamate deiminase gives MSAYFAERALLPSGWASNVRLEVCANGQIQRLDCDASAEGAERLAGPLLPGMPNLHSHAFQRAMAGLAEVVGNPNDSFWTWRDLMYRLVGLITPDQLQVIARQLYIEMLKAGYTSVAEFHYVHHDAAGQPYADPTELSRQVSAAASASGIGLTLLPVLYSHSGFGGQAPNDGQRRFINSTEQYLRLQQQLAPLVAAQPAQHLGLCFHSLRAVTPRQIAEVLQASDATCPVHIHIAEQQKEVDDCLSWSGRRPLQWLYEHVPVDQRWCLVHATHAEADEVSAMARSGAVAGLCLTTEANLGDGLFPAVAFLAQGGRLGIGSDSHVSLSVVEELRWLEYGQRLRDQRRNRLYRSDQPMVGRTLFDAAVAGGAQALGQNVGELAVGKRADWLVLDGQDPYIATSQGDAVLNRWLFAGSDRQVRDVMVNGRWVVRQGRHALEDDSAQAFAQVLRALLG, from the coding sequence ATGTCCGCCTATTTCGCCGAACGTGCCCTGCTGCCTTCGGGCTGGGCCAGCAACGTGCGCCTGGAAGTCTGCGCCAACGGACAGATCCAACGCCTGGACTGCGACGCCAGTGCCGAAGGTGCCGAGCGCCTCGCCGGCCCACTGCTGCCGGGCATGCCCAACCTGCATTCGCACGCCTTCCAGCGCGCCATGGCGGGTCTGGCCGAAGTGGTCGGGAACCCCAACGACAGCTTCTGGACCTGGCGCGACCTGATGTACCGCCTGGTCGGCCTGATCACCCCCGACCAGTTGCAGGTCATCGCCCGCCAGCTCTACATCGAGATGCTCAAGGCCGGCTACACCTCGGTGGCCGAGTTCCACTACGTGCACCATGACGCCGCCGGCCAGCCGTACGCCGACCCCACCGAGCTGTCACGCCAGGTCAGCGCTGCCGCCAGCGCCAGCGGTATCGGCCTCACCCTGCTGCCGGTGCTCTACAGCCATTCCGGCTTTGGCGGGCAGGCTCCGAACGACGGCCAGCGCCGCTTCATCAATTCCACCGAACAGTACCTGCGCCTGCAGCAGCAACTCGCGCCGCTCGTGGCCGCACAACCTGCGCAACACCTGGGGCTGTGCTTCCACTCGCTGCGCGCGGTCACCCCACGGCAGATCGCCGAGGTGCTGCAGGCCAGCGATGCCACCTGCCCGGTGCATATCCATATCGCCGAGCAACAGAAGGAAGTCGACGACTGCCTGAGCTGGAGCGGGCGCCGCCCTCTGCAGTGGCTGTATGAGCACGTGCCGGTGGATCAGCGCTGGTGCCTGGTCCACGCCACCCATGCCGAAGCCGACGAAGTCAGCGCCATGGCGCGCAGCGGCGCGGTGGCCGGGCTGTGCCTGACCACCGAGGCCAACTTGGGCGACGGCCTGTTTCCGGCCGTGGCGTTCCTTGCCCAGGGCGGACGCCTGGGCATCGGCTCGGACAGCCATGTCTCGCTCAGCGTGGTCGAGGAACTGCGCTGGCTGGAGTACGGCCAGCGCCTGCGCGACCAGCGCCGCAACCGCTTGTACCGCAGCGACCAGCCGATGGTCGGCCGCACGCTGTTCGACGCGGCCGTGGCCGGCGGCGCGCAGGCGCTGGGGCAAAACGTCGGCGAACTGGCGGTCGGCAAGCGCGCCGACTGGCTGGTGCTCGACGGTCAGGATCCGTACATCGCCACCTCGCAGGGCGACGCCGTGCTCAACCGCTGGCTGTTCGCCGGCAGCGACCGGCAGGTGCGCGATGTGATGGTCAACGGACGGTGGGTGGTGAGACAGGGGCGCCATGCCCTGGAAGACGACAGTGCCCAGGCGTTCGCGCAGGTGTTGCGCGCATTACTGGGCTGA
- a CDS encoding glycogen/starch/alpha-glucan phosphorylase gives MSQEPKARDAEVAAFRTAVLDKLTYAVGKDPEHAFDHDWFEAIALAARDHMVDHWMDHTRQAYRRSQKRVYYLSLEFLIGRLLYDSLSNLGYLEIAREALEGLDVDLERIRLLEPDAALGNGGLGRLAACFMESMSTLGIAAHGYGIRYEHGLFRQAIVDGWQQEQTENWLDFGNPWEFERAEVIYPISFGGSVETLHDAHGVARQVWTPGETVRAVAYDTPVVGWRGSSVNTLRLWRARALEELHLERFNAGDHLGAVAEVARAESISRVLYPADSTEAGQELRLRQEYFFVSASLQDLLRRHLNMHQNLLNLPDAAAIQLNDTHPSIAVAELMRLLVDQHEIPWDTAWELTVGTLAYTNHTLLPEALETWPVALMERMLPRHMQIIYLINAYHIDALRAKGQHDFDVLRAVSLIEEDNGRRVRMGNLAFLGSHSVNGVSALHSQLMKSTVFAELHKLYPQRINNKTNGITFRRWLYQANPPLTAMLVEALGAGLLDDPQGGLKALEPFAEKNTFRKQFAAQRLHSKRALASIIQDRVGVTVNPEALFDVQVKRIHEYKRQLLNLLHTVALYQAMRNDPGTQWAPRVKIFAGKAAASYHQAKLIIKLTNDIARVVNNDPTVRGLLKVVFLPNYNVSLAESIIPAADLSEQISTAGYEASGTSNMKFALNGALTIGTLDGANVEMCEQLGAQNMFIFGLTAQQVEARKRAGDFGATAAIDASGRLGDVLQAIRSGVFSPDDPGRYAGLIDGLIAYDRFLVCADFDAYWDAQRRVEELWHAPQDWWRMAVLNTARMGWFSSDRTIREYATDIWKALD, from the coding sequence ATGTCTCAGGAACCCAAAGCGCGTGACGCCGAGGTGGCTGCTTTTCGCACCGCTGTACTGGACAAACTGACCTACGCGGTCGGCAAGGATCCGGAACACGCCTTCGACCACGACTGGTTCGAAGCCATCGCCCTGGCCGCACGCGATCACATGGTCGATCACTGGATGGATCACACGCGCCAGGCTTACCGGCGCAGTCAGAAGCGGGTCTATTACCTCTCCCTGGAATTTCTCATCGGTCGCCTGCTGTACGACAGCCTGAGCAACCTGGGCTATCTGGAGATCGCTCGCGAAGCCCTGGAAGGCCTGGACGTGGACCTGGAGCGCATCCGTCTGCTGGAGCCCGACGCGGCGCTGGGCAACGGTGGCCTGGGGCGGCTGGCCGCCTGCTTCATGGAGAGCATGTCGACCCTCGGCATCGCTGCCCATGGCTATGGCATCCGCTACGAGCACGGGTTGTTCCGCCAGGCCATCGTCGATGGCTGGCAGCAGGAGCAGACCGAGAACTGGCTGGATTTCGGCAACCCCTGGGAGTTCGAGCGCGCCGAGGTGATCTACCCGATCAGTTTCGGCGGCAGCGTCGAGACCCTGCATGACGCCCACGGCGTGGCGCGTCAGGTGTGGACGCCGGGCGAGACCGTGCGCGCGGTGGCCTACGACACGCCGGTGGTGGGCTGGCGCGGCTCCAGCGTCAACACCCTGCGCCTGTGGCGTGCGCGGGCGCTGGAAGAGCTGCACCTGGAGCGCTTCAACGCCGGCGACCACCTGGGCGCGGTGGCCGAGGTGGCCCGCGCCGAGAGCATCTCGCGGGTGCTGTACCCGGCCGACAGCACCGAAGCGGGGCAGGAACTGCGCTTGCGCCAGGAGTACTTCTTCGTCTCCGCCTCGCTGCAGGACCTGCTGCGCCGTCACCTGAACATGCACCAGAACCTGCTCAACCTGCCGGATGCGGCCGCGATCCAGCTCAACGACACGCACCCCTCGATCGCCGTGGCCGAGCTGATGCGCCTGCTGGTGGACCAGCACGAGATCCCGTGGGACACCGCCTGGGAGCTGACCGTCGGCACCTTGGCCTACACCAACCACACGCTGCTGCCCGAGGCGCTGGAGACCTGGCCGGTGGCGCTGATGGAGCGCATGCTGCCGCGGCACATGCAGATCATCTACCTGATCAACGCGTACCACATCGATGCGCTGCGCGCCAAAGGGCAGCATGACTTCGACGTGCTGCGCGCGGTGTCGCTGATCGAGGAAGACAACGGCCGGCGCGTGCGCATGGGCAACCTGGCGTTCCTCGGTTCGCATAGCGTCAACGGGGTGTCGGCGCTGCACAGCCAATTGATGAAGAGCACGGTGTTCGCCGAACTGCACAAGCTCTACCCGCAGCGCATCAACAACAAGACCAATGGCATCACCTTCCGCCGCTGGCTGTACCAGGCCAATCCGCCGCTCACGGCCATGCTGGTCGAGGCGCTGGGCGCCGGGCTGCTGGACGACCCGCAAGGCGGGCTCAAGGCGCTGGAGCCGTTCGCCGAAAAGAACACCTTCCGTAAACAGTTCGCGGCCCAGCGCCTGCACAGCAAGCGCGCCCTGGCCAGCATCATCCAGGACCGCGTCGGCGTCACGGTCAATCCCGAGGCGCTGTTCGATGTGCAGGTCAAGCGCATCCACGAGTACAAGCGCCAGTTGCTCAACCTGCTGCACACCGTGGCGCTGTACCAGGCCATGCGCAACGATCCCGGCACCCAGTGGGCGCCGCGGGTGAAGATCTTCGCCGGCAAGGCGGCGGCCAGTTATCACCAGGCCAAGCTGATCATCAAGCTGACCAACGATATCGCCCGGGTGGTCAATAACGACCCGACCGTGCGCGGCCTGCTCAAGGTGGTGTTCCTGCCCAACTACAACGTCAGCCTGGCCGAGAGCATCATTCCGGCGGCGGACCTCTCCGAGCAGATCTCCACGGCCGGCTACGAGGCGTCCGGCACCAGCAACATGAAGTTCGCCCTCAATGGCGCGCTGACCATCGGCACGCTCGATGGCGCCAACGTCGAGATGTGCGAGCAGTTGGGCGCGCAGAACATGTTCATCTTCGGCCTGACCGCGCAGCAGGTGGAAGCGCGCAAGCGCGCCGGCGACTTCGGCGCCACGGCGGCGATCGACGCCTCCGGGCGCCTGGGCGATGTGTTGCAGGCCATTCGCAGCGGGGTGTTCTCGCCGGACGATCCGGGGCGCTACGCCGGGCTGATCGACGGTCTGATCGCCTACGACCGCTTCCTGGTCTGCGCCGACTTCGACGCCTACTGGGATGCCCAGCGGCGTGTCGAGGAGCTGTGGCACGCGCCGCAGGACTGGTGGCGCATGGCGGTGCTCAACACCGCGCGGATGGGCTGGTTCTCCTCGGACCGGACCATTCGCGAGTACGCGACCGATATCTGGAAGGCCTTGGATTGA